The DNA sequence CGCTACAACAAGGAAACCCTGGACATACGCTACAGGGACAAGAGCATTGCGGACGTCCTTGCGATGACCGTCTCGGAGGCCCGCACCTTCTTCGAGGCCGTCCCCCCGCTCAGGCAGAAGCTCGAGATACTGGAGGACGTGGGCCTGGGCTACGTTCCGCTGGGGCAGCCGGCCCCGACGCTCTCGGGGGGAGAGGCCCAGAGGATGCGGCTTTCCAGGGAGCTGGGGAAAAAATCCACGGGAAAGACGCTCTACATCCTCGATGAGCCAACCACGGGCCTGCACTTCGTGGACATCGAGATGCTCCTGGGGGTCCTGAACACCCTCGTGGAAAGGGGCAACACGGTCCTGGTCATCGAGCACAACCTGGACATCCTGAAATCGGCCGATTATATTATAGACCTTGGCCCCGAAGGGGGAGAGCGGGGGGGCAGGCTGGTGGCCTTTGGCACGCCCGAGGAGGTGGCCCGCTCCAGGGCGTCTCATACCGGCTCGTTCCTCAAGCGGAAGCTCGGGCCCGCCCGGAGGGTAAACAGGCATGCGAAATAGATTTCTTCCCGTCATTCTGGCCTTTTTCGTCCTTCTGGCCTGCACGCGGCAGGGCGGAGAGCGGATGTTCAGGAAGACCACGTTTGCCATGGACACCATGGTCACCGTCACCGTGGTCTCGAAATCGGAGGACAAGGCCGGGGCGGCCATAGAGGCCGCCTTCCAGGAAATCCGCAGGCTTGAGAGGCTCCTGAGCTTCTGGACCCGGGACAGCGAGATAGCCGCCATCAACCGGGAGGCCGGACGAAGCCCCGTTAACGTCTCCCCTGAGACCCTCGAAATCGTGGAGCGGGCCCTCCAGGTGTCCCGCCTCACCGGCGGCGCTTTCGACCCCACCATCGGCCCCGTCATCCGCCTCTGGGACTTCAGAAAGAAGATAAAGCCCGGGCCGGAGGCCGTCAAGGAAGCCCTGGCCCGGGTGGGCTACCGGGCCATAGAGGTGGACAGGCAGAAGCGGACGGTCTACCTGAGCCGCGCGGACATGTCCTTTGACACCGGCGGGATAGCCAAGGGCTATGCCGCCGACAAGGCCGTGCAGGTCCTCAAGCAAAAGGGCATCCGGGCCGGGCTGGTCTCTGTGGCGGGGGACATCAGGGCCTTCGGCACAAAGCCCGGCGGCGGTGGGTGGAGCGTCGGCATACGCAATCCGAGGCCCGAGGCCGGAGGAGCCGGCGAGGACGAACTCATCGCCGTCCTTCCTCTTCGGGACCAGGCCGTGTCCACCTCGGGTGACTACGAGCGGTACTTCATCCGAAACGGCGTCAGGTACCACCACCTCCTGGACCCCCGGACCGGATACCCGGCCCGGGGCCTGGTGAGTGTGACCGTGGTGGCCCCGGAGGCCGTCCTCACCGACGGCCTCGCCACGGGGGTATTCGTCATGGGCCGGAAAAAAGGCCTCGAGCTTCTGGAAAAAAACGGGTTCGAGGGCGTCCTGGTCGATGAGGAGGGCAAGCGGTATGTAACCGCGGGGCTTGAGGGGAGAATTCAGTGGGTTTCACCGAAACGGTGATTTCCCTCTCTTGACTATTATCCGGGGCATCTTTATATTTAATTATATTTTATTAAAGAGATTTATGATATGGGTGTAAAGAAAATTCTGATTTTCAATGAAAATGAGAAGGAAAGGCACCTCCTCGGAGACCTTCTGCGGGCCGAGGACTTCATCGTTTTCGAGACCGGCCGTGTCCTGGAGAGCATCCATTACCTGAAGAAGGAAGACATAGGGATGGTCCTGGCAAGCCAGGGTATGAGCTCCACGGAGACCGCTGAGTTCAGGGATATCGTGCAGAGGACGAGGCCCGATGTGACCGTTCTCTTCCTGGACGCGATGGCCAGCGACGAAGGGAAGCTCTCCATAAGCCACGAGGGGTTCAAGCAG is a window from the Nitrospirota bacterium genome containing:
- a CDS encoding FAD:protein FMN transferase gives rise to the protein MRNRFLPVILAFFVLLACTRQGGERMFRKTTFAMDTMVTVTVVSKSEDKAGAAIEAAFQEIRRLERLLSFWTRDSEIAAINREAGRSPVNVSPETLEIVERALQVSRLTGGAFDPTIGPVIRLWDFRKKIKPGPEAVKEALARVGYRAIEVDRQKRTVYLSRADMSFDTGGIAKGYAADKAVQVLKQKGIRAGLVSVAGDIRAFGTKPGGGGWSVGIRNPRPEAGGAGEDELIAVLPLRDQAVSTSGDYERYFIRNGVRYHHLLDPRTGYPARGLVSVTVVAPEAVLTDGLATGVFVMGRKKGLELLEKNGFEGVLVDEEGKRYVTAGLEGRIQWVSPKR